The following is a genomic window from Planctomycetia bacterium.
GTCGGGAACCAGGGCTCATCGGACCGACTCGGCAGAATTGGTTTCACGTCGTATCCGATTGCAACGTAGGGCCGTCCGAAGATGGCACCTTCGGAGGAGAGTGATTGGGATTGCCCGTTGGCGCTGGCCGCGGGTATCAAGGACACCAGGGCGAGAAGCAGCGTCGGCCACTTAACCATTCCATGCTTCAGATGCATTCAGGTTCTCCAAATTCGGATTCATGGGGCGCCTCGTCTTGCTCTTGTGCTGAAGGGCACAACGAGATCGGCGGACTCGATCGATACGAATGCACAACTCGTGCCACTTGGGCGATGAAGCAGAGACGGCCCAGCGATCGTGCGCGGCGAGTCTTGCTAACTGATTCTTAATGAAAGGATTAGGAGCCGGACTGATTCGAGGAAACGGTTGTGCTTCTCAAGCGGCCTTTGGTGAGAGGACCGGCTAGAGCGGGAGCGTGCACACATCCGAGATGTGCGTCAGGCGGCCGCTCGGCCCAGACAGACAGATCGCTCATCGAAATTGGGAGTCAGTAGGAAAAGTACTGGCGCGAAGGCGGAGACTGGGGTCGGTCAGGAATCCGGCTGATAGTTCCACTGCCACCAGGGCTCTTCGGTGGGGTGAATCGTGGATAAGACATGGCCGCCGACGAAGGCGACATTCATGCGGCCGCGGTGGCGGAACGAAGGGAACCAGTTCTTGCCGGATTCGTAAATGTCGATCCATTTGTCGGTAAGAATGGGAGGGGCGGAGTAAAGCGGGAGCACGCCACGCTCGGCCGCCTGCTGTCCGTCTACATCGAATACCAGCGGAACATCCGGCATGGTTAGAATCCTGCTGGAGAGATAGGCATTCGCCGGTAACAGGCGGCCACGTACCTCGCGGGTTCGAGTCTCCAGGCGCTTATTAAATCCGGTGCTCACGTTTTTCGCGGGGCCAATCCCCCCCGAGCTACAAGGTAATCCCGCTCGCCGCTCCAGCGCGCCTGCGGACGCGGGGCACATCAGTGGCGACGCACCGGCGTCAACCTGCGTTCGCTCGCTTTCGGGCCCGACCCAAAATTCGTCTACTTGATAAAGGGAATCCTGAAAGTCCTCAATCTGAAATCGACCGCCGAGCGACTGGCTCTCTCCGCGGAGTCCCACGCCGCTGTCGTCGGCGAAATTGATGAATCTCTGCGTGACATCCCGAAATTGCGCGCGGCACTCAAGGTCTTTAGCTGCCTGCCGCCCGGCACTCATGGCAGGAAGCAGAATCGCGGCGAGCAGTGAAATGACTCCCACTGAGACAAGCAACTCAACAATCGTGAGTCCTGGGACTTTCCTCTTGAATCGAGTCATGTG
Proteins encoded in this region:
- a CDS encoding prepilin-type N-terminal cleavage/methylation domain-containing protein — encoded protein: MTRFKRKVPGLTIVELLVSVGVISLLAAILLPAMSAGRQAAKDLECRAQFRDVTQRFINFADDSGVGLRGESQSLGGRFQIEDFQDSLYQVDEFWVGPESERTQVDAGASPLMCPASAGALERRAGLPCSSGGIGPAKNVSTGFNKRLETRTREVRGRLLPANAYLSSRILTMPDVPLVFDVDGQQAAERGVLPLYSAPPILTDKWIDIYESGKNWFPSFRHRGRMNVAFVGGHVLSTIHPTEEPWWQWNYQPDS